GCAGGAGTTGAGCCTGAGTCAATCGGCTATATCGAAGCACATGGAACAGCAACGCCGCTAGGCGACCCCATTGAACTCGCCGCACTCGAGAAGGCATTCCGTACAGGGACGCAAGCTAAGAACTTCTGCACCATCGGAACGGCGAAGGCCAACGTTGGCCATCTCGACATCGCAGCCGGCGTGACCGGCCTGATCCACGCGGCTCACGTCGTGAAGCACGGACAGTTTCCCGGAACCTTGAACTTCAAGAAGCCGACCGAGCGCTTCGACATGGCGAACAGCCCATTCAAGGTGACTGCGACGCCTGCCGCCTGGGAGCGGAACGGAAGTCCGCGCCGCGCGGGCGTTAGCGCCTTCGGTGTCGGCGGAACGAACGCCCACCTGATTCTAGAAGAGGTCGAACCTGATCCTTCCGATCCCCCAACGCGAGCAGCCCAGTTGCTGGTCGTCTCGGCAAGGTCGCAGGCGGCGCTCGATGCGGCGACGGCAAATTTAGCCGCCGATATCGAGGCCCATCCAGACCGTGCGCTGGCAGATGTGGCTTACACGCTTCAGACCGGACGCAGACCGTTCGACTTCCGCCGCGCCGTTGTAGCCGAGACGAGCGCAGAAGCAGTCGCCGGGCTACACAAGACACTTGGCAAGGTCGCACCGGGGAAGAAACGGAACGCTCCCGATCCGTCTGTCGCCTTCATGTTCCCCGGCCAGGGTTCTCAGCGCGTCAACATGGGGCGCGGTCTCTACGAGACGGAGCCAGTCTTCCACGACGCCGTCGATGCCTGCGCAAGGATCCTTCTGCAGGATGCGAATCTTGATCTTCTGACCGTACTCTACCCGGAGCCCAGCAAAGAAGATGCCGCCACCGAGTTGCTTACGCAGACCATGCTGGCGCAGCCCGCGATCTTCGTCGTCGAGTACGCCTTGGCGAAGCTGTGGATCTCCTGGGGCATCCAACCCTCGGCGATGATCGGCCACAGCATCGGGGAGTTTGCCGCCGCCTGTCTCGCCGGTGTCTTCTCGCTCGCAGACGCATTGCACCTGGTGGCGACGCGAGGAAGACTGATGCAGGGACTTCCGTCCGGCACCATGCTCAGCGTCCGCGCCAGTGCAGAGCAGATATCACCCCTGCTGAGCGAAGGCGTCAGCATCGCGGCGAACAACGCGCCCACTCTCTGCGTCATCTCCGGAGCGACACCCCCCATCGAAGAGTTCGAAGCGAAGCTGACGAAGCTTGAGATCGTCAGCCGCAGACTCGTCACCTCGCACGCGTTCCACTCCCCGATGATGGACCCGATTACGGCGGAGTTTCGCGAGGCGGCGGCGAAGGTGAAGATGTCCCCGCCGCAGATTCCCTACGTTTCGACTCTTACCGGAGACTGGATCCGGCCCGACGATGCCACCTCCGCTGACTACTGGGCCCGGCATCTCCGTGAGCCGGTACAGTTTGCGCCTGCGATAGCCCGGTTACTGCAATCCGGAGATCGAATGTTACTAGAGGTCGGGCCGAGCGGAGTTTTGGTAATGCTTGCCCGTCAAAATCTGGCACTGGGCGCAAAGATTGCCATGCTATCCTCACTCTCCAATAGCGACAGTGGGCAGGATGATACGCACTCCATGCTGCATGCCTTGGGGGAAGCCTGGACCAGGGGTGCGAAGCCCGATTGGCAGGAGATTCAAACGCAGGCCAGACGCCAGCGTGTTTCGTTGCCAACCTATCCTTTTGAACGCAAGCGTTTCTGGCTTAGCGACGCCCATAAGAGCGTTGACTCCGGTGAGATCGAGCTGCCGGAGATCATTCAGAGGCCTGTTTCTTCCGACCCGGCGGCAATCCTGCCGGTTGCGACACTGAAGGAGATCTCGCCCATGTCTCAGAGCCTTTCGCAATCTGTAGCGAGTCCAGCAGCAGCCACGCAAGCAAAGCCACGCAAAGAAACCATCCGCGTCATGCTGATCGAGATCTTCGAGGAGCTTTCGGGCCTCGATATCAGCGGCGAAGACACCTCCGCGTCCTTCCTCGAGATCGGCTTCGACTCCCTCTTCCTGACCCAGGTCACGCAGTCGCTGCAGCAGAAGTTCGGCATCAAGATCACCTTCCGTCAGTTGATGGACGACCTCGCGACGCTCGACGCGCTCTCGGGCTACATCGACGGCCACGTCGCTCCAGGCCTCTACGAAGAGGCCGCCCCTGCTGCTGTGGTCGCCGCGCCGTCGGCTCAAGTTGCCCCTGTTCCCACGATGAGCGTCGCCCCAGCTGCAGGCGGCGGAACCGCCATGGAAGAGCTGATGAAGAGTCAGCTCGCTGCGCTAAACCAGCTCTTCGCTCAGCAGATCGCAGCTCTCAATGGCGGTGCCGCACCCGCACCCGCCCCACCACCGGTAGCACCCGTGCCAGTGGCTCAGGTTCCCGCCACGATTGCCGCGGCAGACCACCCGAAGGACGCTACCGTCGAGTTGAAGGGTTATGTTCCTTTCCGCGCGGCTGCGAAGAAGGTCCACGGCGAACTGACGCCCAAGCAGGAAGAGCACATCCGCAAGCTGGTCGCGCTCTACACCAGCCGCACCGCGAAGTCGAAGGCCAAGACGCAAGAGTACCGGCCTTATCTCGCTGACCCGCGTGTCGTCGCTGGCTTCAAAGTCCAGTGGAAGGAGATGGTCTACCCCATCATCACCGACCGCTCCAAGGGCTCGCGGATCTGGGACATCGACGGCAACGAGTATCTCGACTGCCTGAACGGCTTTGGCCCGATCATGCTCGGGCACCGTCCCGACTTCGTCGAAGACGCAATCGAAAAGCAGCTCCACCTCGGCTTCGAGATCGGCCCGCAGACACTGCTCGCTGGCGAAGTGGCCAAGGCACTTTGCGAGATGACCGGCAATGAGCGTGCGACCTTCTGCAACACCGGCTCCGAAGCCGTCATGGCCGCGATGCGCGTAGCTCGCACAGTCAGCGGAAAGAACCGCATCGTCTACTTCTCTGGCGACTATCACGGCATGTTCGACGAGGTCCTCGTCAAGGGCTTCAGGCGTGGCGGACAGCCGCAGTCTTCGCCTTTGGCACCTGGAATCCCGCGCGACTCTGTCGCGAATATGACGGTGCTCGAATACGGCGCACAGGAGTCACTCGACTGGATCAAGGCGCACACGAATGAGATCGCCGCCGTGCTGGTCGAACCAGTCCAGAGCCGCCATCCGGCCTTCCAGCCGATCGAGTTCCTGAAAGAACTCCGCAAGATCACCGAAGAGGCCGACGTCTGCATGGTCTTCGACGAGGTGGTCACCGGCTTCCGCGTCCATCCCGGCGGCTGCCAGGCGCTCTTCGGCATTCGCGCCGACCTCGCCACCTACGGCAAGGTCATCGCCGGTGGCATGCCCATGGGCATCCTCGCCGGTAAGGCCAAGTACATGGACGCCCTCGACGGCGGCATGTGGCAGTACGGCGACGAGTCCATCCCGGAGGTCGGCGTCACCTTCTTCGCCGGAACCTTCGTCCGCCACCCGCTGGCGATGGCCGCGTGCAAGGCAGTCCTCACGCACCTGAAGAAGGAAGGCCCCGCGCTGCAGGAGCGGCTGACGGCGCGCACGACAGACCTGATCGCACGCCTGAACGCTCTGCTCAAGAAAAACGAAGTCCCTACGCACATCGAGAGCTTCTCCAGCTTCTTCTACTTCAGCTTCCCCTCGGACTTCCGCTTCGGCAGCCTCTTCTACTACCACCTGCGTTCGAAGGGAATTCACCTGCTCGAGAACTTCCCGTGCTTCATCACGACCGAGCACACCGCCGAAGACATCGACCACATCGTGCGCGCGTTCGAAGAGACAATCGCGGAGATGCAGGCCGGCGAAGTACTCGACATGCCGACTGGCGGCAAGACGATCGAGGCTGCCGCAATCGAGACTCCGGCCTACGCCAGCAGCGCTCCGATCACCGAATCACAGATGGAGATTTTGCTCTCCGCCGCGCTCTCGTCCGAGGCGAACTGCAGCTACAACGAATCCCTCTCGCTTCACCTAAAGGGTACGCTCAACGTCCCCGTTCTTACGGAGTCATTTTCGAGCCTGGTCGCCCGCTACGACGCCCTCCGCGCAACCTTCGACATGGACGCTCGGACGCAGCACTTCTCCGCTCCGAAGCCAGTTGAGCTGCCCCTGATCGACCTCTCCGGCCTGGCCGAGACCGAGCAGAAGACGAAGTTTGCGAGCTTCATCAAGGAAGACGCACATAAGCCGTTCGATCTCGTCGCAGGCCCCATGTTCCGTGTGGCGCTCGTTCGTTTCGCAGCGGACAAACACGCGTTCGTCTTCACCGCCCACCACGTGGTCTGCGACGGCTGGAGCATCAACGTGATGCTCGATGAGCTGTCGAAGACGTACAGCGCCAAGTTCGAAGGCAAGTCTCCTCATCTCGATCCGCTGATGCCGTTCAGCAGCTACGCGGTCGCGCAGGACGCGCACTTCATCGGCGACGAAGGAGCCAAGAACGAAGCGTTCTGGCTGAAGAACTTCGAGGTTCTCCCTCCGCTTTTAGACCTGCCGCTGGATCATCCTCGTCCGGCGATGAAGAGCTTTGCCGGAGCGACCTACAGCCGCAAGATTGGCGCAGCAGCCCTCAAGGACATCAAACGCGCAGGCGCACAGCAGAAGTGCACGCTCTTCGCAACAATGCTTGCCGGTTTCGCCGCAACCCTGACCCGCCTCACGGGCCAGGAAGACATTGTCGTCGGCGTCCCCGCTGCCGGTCAGTCTCTGGTCGAAGACAAGGTCCTCGTCGGCCACGCGGTGAACTTCGTTCCCATCCGCGGCATCACTCACGAGGGCATCACGACCGCGCAGTTTCTGCAGCAGATGCGCTCGAACATCTTCGACGCCTACGACCATCAGAACTACACCTTTGGCCGCCTGGTGCGGAAGCTGCCAATCGCTCGCGATGCCAGCCGCCTGCCGCTGATCGAAGTCCAGTTCAACCTGGAAAAAGTAGGATCGGGCCTAGCCTTCGCCGGCCTGCAAGCCGAGGTCGACCCGAACCCGAAGAGCTTTGTGAACTTCGATGTCTTCATCAACGCCGTCGAAGGCACAGACGGCGTCACGCTTCACGTCGACTACAACACCGACCTGATCGACGAGTTGACTATCGCGCGCTGGATGGACTGCTACGAGACCCTCCTGGGCGGTCTCAGCAGCGACGCCACACAGCCTCTCGCCTCGCTTCCGGTTCTCACTGCCAAGGAGCGCGAGCGCGTCTCCATCACGCCGAACCAGACCGCTGTTCCCTACTCGTCGGATCTCTGCGTCCATCAGCTCTTCGAGCGTCAGGCGGCAGCCACTCCCAATGCAATTGCGCTCGAGTGCGAGGGTGAGTCGCTCACTTACGCCGAACTCGACGCACGCGTGAATAAGCTCGCCCGCTATCTGGTCTCCTCCGGCGTTCTGCGGGGCGAAGTGCTAGGCATCTACATGGAGCGGTCGATCGAGCTGGTCGTCTCTCTGCTCGCGACCTGGAAGGCAGGAGCGACCTACATTCCGCTCGACCCCACCTTCCCCATGGAACGGCTCAAGATGGTCTTCGAGGACCTGCATCAGCCGACCATCCTCACGCAGTCGCGCCTCGCGGCGGATCTGCCCTCGGCTGGAACGCGTCTCATCTGCGTCGACGAACGCTGGGCAGCCATCGACGTCGAGGACGCCGGTCCGCTCGATCTCAAGTACGATCCGTCGGCGGTTGCGTATGTCATCTATACCTCCGGATCGACCGGCAGGCCCAAGGGCGTCGAGGTGACCCAGACCAACGTCGTGAACCTGCTGCAATCGATGGCGAAGAAACCGGGCATGACCTCCAAGGATATACTCGTAGCCGTCACGACGATCTCCTTCGACATCGCCGCGCTCGAGGTCTATCTGCCGCTCATCACCGGCGCCAAGCTCGTGCTGGCAACACGCGCCGTGGCATCCGACGGCACCGAGCTGCTCAAGCTGCTCCACTCCTCCAACGCGACGATCATGCAGGCGACGCCGGTCACCTTCCGCTTGCTGATGGCCGCCGGATGGAAGGGCGATCCGAAGTTTACGGCATGGTGCGGAGGCGAAGCGCTTCCTCGCGACCTTGCGAACCAGATCCTCGCACTGAAGATCGATCTCTGGAACATGTACGGCCCAACCGAGACAACGATCTGGTCGGCGACCAGCATGGTCGAAGAGAAGGCTGGCCCCGTCTACGTCGGACCTCCCATTGACAACACGGAGTTCTACGTTCTCGACGCGCACAAGCAGTTGGTTCCAACCGGCGTCGCGGGAGAGCTTTATATCGGCGGCGTGGGCGTTGCCAAAGGCTACTTCCAGCGCCCCGACCTCACCGCCGATCGCTTTCTCAGCGACCCCTTCTCGCCCCGCGCAGGAGCGCGCTTCTACCGCACCGGCGACTTGGTTCGCCGTATGCCCAGCGGCGAGTTCGACTTCCTTGGCCGTGCGGACGGGCAGATCAAACTCCGCGGCTTCCGCATCGAACTCGGTGAAATTGAAACCGCGCTGAGCAAGTTCCCCGGGGTCCAACAGGCTGTCGTGCTGCTGCGTGAAGACATTCCAGGAGACAAGCGGCTCGTCGGGTACATCGTGGCGAGTGGAAAGAGTGCCCCGGTGCCAGCCGAGATTCGCTCCTTCCTGCTCTCGAAGCTGCCCGACTATATGGTCCCCACTGCCTTCGTCGACCTGCCCACATTCCCCTTGACGGCGAATGGGAAGATCGACCGGCGAGCGCTTCCTGCTCCGGACCGCTCACTCCAGGTGCAGGACGGAAACTACGTAGCTCCGCAGACGCCGCAGGAAGAGCAGATGGCGGCGATCTGGGCGGAGGTGCTGCATGTCGAACGGGTAGGCGTCCAGGACAATATCTTCGAACTCGGAGCGGACTCGCTCCATGTCTTCCAGATCGCTGCCCGAGCAAATCAGGCCGGCATCGAAGTCAAACCGCGCCAGATTCTGCAATATCGACAGATCCGCGCCGTACTGGCTGAGCTCTCCTCGGTCGCGCCCGCAGCAAAAACCGCTCCCTTGATGGCTGTTTCCCGCGCCAAATACCGCATCTCACCTTCTACGCTGACGACGCAACCGGAACCGGTCGACGCCAGTACTGGAGATTGATGGGCGCAAAATCAATTACCCTTGGAAACATGGCGGATTCGGCCACAGACACACCTCCGGGCGGTGAGGGGTTTTATGCGTTTCCGCTGACTCCGGGGCAGAGGGGCATGTGGCCGCAGGGGCTCACTACCCTTGGCGACCGCCGCTGCAACGGGGCCTTCCGGATGCAGATCGCCGGCGAGGTCGATGCCGCCGTCCTTGAGGCATCTTTGCGAGCTGTCGCGATGCGCCAGGAGATGCTGCGAACTTCTTTCAAGCTGTCCAACGGAGAGCCAATCCAGGTCGTCTCGCCCTCCTTCGATCTCTCGATTGAAGTGGTGGACCTGACCTCAGTTGCCGAGTCTGCACGAAGCCTTCTGGTCGACGAGATCTCAACGCAGGAGGCCCAGCAGACCTTCGACCTCACGCTGGGCGTGCCACTGCGGGTCAAGCTACTCCGGCTCGAAGAGAAGCAGTCGCTCCTCACGATCACCGCACACCAGATTATCTGCGATGGATGGTCGGTCGGCATCCTGATGCAGGAGCTATCCGAAGCCTATAACGCTCTTTCAGCGGGCGACCCATCTCCGCTGCACGATCTCGACTTCCAGTATGGCGATTATGTGGCCTGGCAAGGGGAGAACCAGTCGGCACCTGCCACCCGAAGCCAGTTGGACTATTGGAAGAAACAATTGGCCCGGGCACCCCAGCTTTCTGTGTCGTTCGATAAGAACGTATCCGCCGACATGATGGAGGCGGGGATCGTATCGGCGCTCCTCCCGCGCGAGCTGACCGATGACCTTCTTGATCTCGCGAAGTCCGAAAACGCGACTTTCTACGTAGTGACGATGGCCGCCTGCATGCTGCTGCTTTCGCGCTACACCGGGCTGAGCGACATTGCCCTGCGCACCCCGCTGGCTGGGCGAAACCGGGTTGAGTTTGAGCCGATCATCGGGCAGTTCGTCAATCAGGTAATCATTCGCAATGATCTGCGCGGAGCGAGCACGGTCTCTGATCTTCTGGCCCAGGTCCGCGACAACGTCTGGGACGCGTTAGCGAATCAGGAAATCGCCTTTGAAGAGGTGATGGAGGCAATTCCGGTTCCCCACAAAAGCGCACTTGACCTCTTCCGGATCAACTTCGTCTGCCAGAAGGAGTACGGACGAAACGGGCCGTCCGAGTTCAAGCTGGGCGAAGCAGCGATGATCACGATGCCATCAAAGTCTCAGGGTGCGCTTTATGACCTGAACTTTTTCCTGGTGCAGCGTGAGATCGGCTGGCGTTTATCGCTTGAATATAAGGCAGGGTTGTACACTCAAGAGACGGCGGAGAGCCTTCTCCTGCATTTTCAGGAGGTTCTCCGGTTTCTCGCGAAGCGCGGGAATCAGAAGCTGGCGGAGTTGGTGTTGTCTCCCACGGAGTCACTCACAAAGCGGACGATTGAAGATGCGGGCCATGGAGTTGGCAACAACGCCGGGGATGCCTTCTCTGCGCTTGAGGACGAGCCTTCGTCGCAGGTGATCGCCATGCCCGGCAGCCTGGCGCAGGAGCGATTCTGGACGCTCTCCCAGCTCGATCCGACAAACCCCTCCTTTCATGTACCCGTAGTCATGCAGATCGCAGGACAGCTCTCGTCGGAGGTGCTGGCAAAATCGTTCCAACTGTTGATCGACCGGCATGAGTCGCTGAGGACCACCTTCAACGAACGCGACGGAGAGTTTCTCCAGGTCATTCATCCGAGCTATAGGGTTTCACTTCCGAGCACAACGGTCTCTGGACGCAGCGAGGCCGAGCGGGCAACCAACCTCGCCAGCACGATCCAGCAGGAGATTCTGAAGCCGTTCGATCTGAATGCGCTGCCGCTCTTCCGCACGATGCTGTGCAAGGTAGGCGACGAAGAACACGTCCTGATCGTCACGCTGCACCACATTCTTGCGGATGCGGCCTCTGCACAGGTGATCCAGCGCGAACTTTGGACAACGTACGAAAGCCTGAATCGCGGAGAAGAGCCGTCTCTTCCTCAGCTTGCCATTCAGTATGCGGACTTCTCGGTGTGGCAGCGCGACAACCTCGACTCAGATGCGATGAAGGAGCACCTCCGCTACTGGCTCGACCGGCTGAGCGGCGACCTGCAGGTGCTCGACTTCCCGACCGACCATCCGCCGGCCTATCGCCCCACCGCCAAGGGAGCAGTTGAGACGCTGCTGTTGCCGGAAGAGCTGACGCGGTCGGTCAAGCAACTGGGCCAGGCAAACGACGCGACACTTTACGTCGTCACCCTGGCATGTTTT
This Granulicella aggregans DNA region includes the following protein-coding sequences:
- a CDS encoding non-ribosomal peptide synthetase/type I polyketide synthase; protein product: MIPEDLTGIAIVGMSGRFPGASSVAEFWANQLAGIEGISQFSAEELEIVNARQAASDPNYIKARSILKDIDLFDAEFFSILPKEASLMDPQHRIFLECCWEAFEDAGYDPGTYPGSVGVMAGTAFNSYFHAEVCAQPGFTEDFLKNYQIGNYQAMMGNHPDYLATRVSYKFNLKGPSFSVQSACSTSLVAVCQACQSLMTYQADMMLAGGVSITLPQKRGYVYQEGGMGSADGHCRPFDNDAQGTVFGSGVGVVLLKRLEDAIADGDHIYSVIRGFATNNDGGNKVGYTAPSIEGQANVVAMAQQAAGVEPESIGYIEAHGTATPLGDPIELAALEKAFRTGTQAKNFCTIGTAKANVGHLDIAAGVTGLIHAAHVVKHGQFPGTLNFKKPTERFDMANSPFKVTATPAAWERNGSPRRAGVSAFGVGGTNAHLILEEVEPDPSDPPTRAAQLLVVSARSQAALDAATANLAADIEAHPDRALADVAYTLQTGRRPFDFRRAVVAETSAEAVAGLHKTLGKVAPGKKRNAPDPSVAFMFPGQGSQRVNMGRGLYETEPVFHDAVDACARILLQDANLDLLTVLYPEPSKEDAATELLTQTMLAQPAIFVVEYALAKLWISWGIQPSAMIGHSIGEFAAACLAGVFSLADALHLVATRGRLMQGLPSGTMLSVRASAEQISPLLSEGVSIAANNAPTLCVISGATPPIEEFEAKLTKLEIVSRRLVTSHAFHSPMMDPITAEFREAAAKVKMSPPQIPYVSTLTGDWIRPDDATSADYWARHLREPVQFAPAIARLLQSGDRMLLEVGPSGVLVMLARQNLALGAKIAMLSSLSNSDSGQDDTHSMLHALGEAWTRGAKPDWQEIQTQARRQRVSLPTYPFERKRFWLSDAHKSVDSGEIELPEIIQRPVSSDPAAILPVATLKEISPMSQSLSQSVASPAAATQAKPRKETIRVMLIEIFEELSGLDISGEDTSASFLEIGFDSLFLTQVTQSLQQKFGIKITFRQLMDDLATLDALSGYIDGHVAPGLYEEAAPAAVVAAPSAQVAPVPTMSVAPAAGGGTAMEELMKSQLAALNQLFAQQIAALNGGAAPAPAPPPVAPVPVAQVPATIAAADHPKDATVELKGYVPFRAAAKKVHGELTPKQEEHIRKLVALYTSRTAKSKAKTQEYRPYLADPRVVAGFKVQWKEMVYPIITDRSKGSRIWDIDGNEYLDCLNGFGPIMLGHRPDFVEDAIEKQLHLGFEIGPQTLLAGEVAKALCEMTGNERATFCNTGSEAVMAAMRVARTVSGKNRIVYFSGDYHGMFDEVLVKGFRRGGQPQSSPLAPGIPRDSVANMTVLEYGAQESLDWIKAHTNEIAAVLVEPVQSRHPAFQPIEFLKELRKITEEADVCMVFDEVVTGFRVHPGGCQALFGIRADLATYGKVIAGGMPMGILAGKAKYMDALDGGMWQYGDESIPEVGVTFFAGTFVRHPLAMAACKAVLTHLKKEGPALQERLTARTTDLIARLNALLKKNEVPTHIESFSSFFYFSFPSDFRFGSLFYYHLRSKGIHLLENFPCFITTEHTAEDIDHIVRAFEETIAEMQAGEVLDMPTGGKTIEAAAIETPAYASSAPITESQMEILLSAALSSEANCSYNESLSLHLKGTLNVPVLTESFSSLVARYDALRATFDMDARTQHFSAPKPVELPLIDLSGLAETEQKTKFASFIKEDAHKPFDLVAGPMFRVALVRFAADKHAFVFTAHHVVCDGWSINVMLDELSKTYSAKFEGKSPHLDPLMPFSSYAVAQDAHFIGDEGAKNEAFWLKNFEVLPPLLDLPLDHPRPAMKSFAGATYSRKIGAAALKDIKRAGAQQKCTLFATMLAGFAATLTRLTGQEDIVVGVPAAGQSLVEDKVLVGHAVNFVPIRGITHEGITTAQFLQQMRSNIFDAYDHQNYTFGRLVRKLPIARDASRLPLIEVQFNLEKVGSGLAFAGLQAEVDPNPKSFVNFDVFINAVEGTDGVTLHVDYNTDLIDELTIARWMDCYETLLGGLSSDATQPLASLPVLTAKERERVSITPNQTAVPYSSDLCVHQLFERQAAATPNAIALECEGESLTYAELDARVNKLARYLVSSGVLRGEVLGIYMERSIELVVSLLATWKAGATYIPLDPTFPMERLKMVFEDLHQPTILTQSRLAADLPSAGTRLICVDERWAAIDVEDAGPLDLKYDPSAVAYVIYTSGSTGRPKGVEVTQTNVVNLLQSMAKKPGMTSKDILVAVTTISFDIAALEVYLPLITGAKLVLATRAVASDGTELLKLLHSSNATIMQATPVTFRLLMAAGWKGDPKFTAWCGGEALPRDLANQILALKIDLWNMYGPTETTIWSATSMVEEKAGPVYVGPPIDNTEFYVLDAHKQLVPTGVAGELYIGGVGVAKGYFQRPDLTADRFLSDPFSPRAGARFYRTGDLVRRMPSGEFDFLGRADGQIKLRGFRIELGEIETALSKFPGVQQAVVLLREDIPGDKRLVGYIVASGKSAPVPAEIRSFLLSKLPDYMVPTAFVDLPTFPLTANGKIDRRALPAPDRSLQVQDGNYVAPQTPQEEQMAAIWAEVLHVERVGVQDNIFELGADSLHVFQIAARANQAGIEVKPRQILQYRQIRAVLAELSSVAPAAKTAPLMAVSRAKYRISPSTLTTQPEPVDASTGD
- a CDS encoding condensation domain-containing protein; protein product: MGAKSITLGNMADSATDTPPGGEGFYAFPLTPGQRGMWPQGLTTLGDRRCNGAFRMQIAGEVDAAVLEASLRAVAMRQEMLRTSFKLSNGEPIQVVSPSFDLSIEVVDLTSVAESARSLLVDEISTQEAQQTFDLTLGVPLRVKLLRLEEKQSLLTITAHQIICDGWSVGILMQELSEAYNALSAGDPSPLHDLDFQYGDYVAWQGENQSAPATRSQLDYWKKQLARAPQLSVSFDKNVSADMMEAGIVSALLPRELTDDLLDLAKSENATFYVVTMAACMLLLSRYTGLSDIALRTPLAGRNRVEFEPIIGQFVNQVIIRNDLRGASTVSDLLAQVRDNVWDALANQEIAFEEVMEAIPVPHKSALDLFRINFVCQKEYGRNGPSEFKLGEAAMITMPSKSQGALYDLNFFLVQREIGWRLSLEYKAGLYTQETAESLLLHFQEVLRFLAKRGNQKLAELVLSPTESLTKRTIEDAGHGVGNNAGDAFSALEDEPSSQVIAMPGSLAQERFWTLSQLDPTNPSFHVPVVMQIAGQLSSEVLAKSFQLLIDRHESLRTTFNERDGEFLQVIHPSYRVSLPSTTVSGRSEAERATNLASTIQQEILKPFDLNALPLFRTMLCKVGDEEHVLIVTLHHILADAASAQVIQRELWTTYESLNRGEEPSLPQLAIQYADFSVWQRDNLDSDAMKEHLRYWLDRLSGDLQVLDFPTDHPPAYRPTAKGAVETLLLPEELTRSVKQLGQANDATLYVVTLACFAAMLSRASVADDLTIGSPVLNRRAETEALIGPFAGPMAIRLNLAGNPTMAELIQATRDRTLEALDHTDLPFELLLRNLTLRTQNDRRPLFQFYFMCQTAFVQTRQIEGLTVTPLPSMSVGTPFEMQLAMIERSEGLRAELEYNADLFDKTTVKKWLAYYQTLLKAVVESPDRRVNDLPAPPFVGGHSVAHASHARETRGAGGHAALDRPYVAPRDLVEEMVAQVWEGVLGVPSISVHANFFDIGGTSLLILKLIPRINAAFDLVLPVPTIFKAPTIELMANVLRQRNIIEKQVVLPLHPSGNRPPLFMIHSYHLYRALPAALGSDQPFYGVMELELSDRHLPYTLKDQVQNYVNHIREVQPKGPYYIAGFCFFGLVAFEVGAQLEALGEKVAFIGLIDTYCPDYWCVQQSVAQVAPTTSRLMPRVAALGHHMRKTRGLKLQDKLKLHGEFVMEKLRNQWLSLLLETRVAVYTHFVKKGTKLPSWLKDPALVTRVGVRRHRPAKIASDVYLFPAEDVPLDAEFDPTLGWGVMTTGKVHTMWIPGDHDDMFKEKHIGALAQTIRETMDKARS